Proteins from a single region of Nomia melanderi isolate GNS246 chromosome 9, iyNomMela1, whole genome shotgun sequence:
- the morgue gene encoding modifier of rpr and grim, ubiquitously expressed produces MAGDKVVGGSSYMSGEKVHQISACNVNSNLEDEFVESVEYVPCPEFLFSTITCCFCNGYYGPCFGEPVCPTCHAFLFPNDIGFLPVPIFSEKTDDEDSGNDEPTELYYNHERRASQQQQSSPQNPISNVSNISNISNLNSHISPCIHLQNENISAMQNYQRVSSSINASSSKSAVVSSQNVHRFHDGHSNKARDITNGNNGAHSQNRNEKILTVNFQNVVEEELNNVVSQAQELENYQHYQWNYKVQDDIGGPSQLYNLSERLEMLTNYRHIEHEPINEPGLVERLPPEVLLVIFSHLDDVSLWSAANVCRRWHYLLSTHITSQQWQQNVKLRWPLYKPIGSVKNWYKVYDFLASSAPCRTCLAQTCLRSRPLRMEENSWRRNRLHSELKSLRVDPPEGIQATPLDQMCCHWQATITGPVGSPYEGGLFYLYLQVPWSYPLYPPIVRFLTKILHPNVSRHGDVGIDSIHHNWSLALTISKVLISVQSLLTDPYCQVCMEPELGEMYLTDRERFDEIARAWTWRYAMHDVVTPL; encoded by the exons ATGGCTGGAGATAAAGTAGTTGGTGGTTCTTCATATATGAGTGGAGAAAAAGTACATCAAATTAGTGCTTGTAATGTAAATTCGAATTTAGAAGATGAATTTGTAGAATCCGTTGAATACGTCCCTTGTCCTGAATTTTTGTTCTCC aCAATAACTTGTTGTTTTTGTAACGGATATTATGGACCATGTTTTGGAGAACCTGTTTGTCCGACTTGTCATGCATTTTTATTTCCAAATGACATTGGTTTTCTACCAGTTCCTATCTTCAGTGAA AAGACAGATGATGAAGATTCAGGAAACGATGAACCAACTGAACTTTACTATAATCATGAAAGAAGAGCAAGTCAACAACAACAAAGTTCTCCACAAAATCCAATTTCAAATGTATCAAACATATCAAATATCTCTAATCTTAATTCCCATATATCTCCGTGTATTCACTTgcaaaacgaaaatatttcagcTATGCAAAATTATCAAAGAGTTTCTAGCAGTATAAATGCAAGTAGTTCTAAGAGTGCAGTAGTTTCATCTCAAAATGTGCATCGCTTTCACGATGGACATTCTAATAAAGCACGAGACATAACTAATGGGAATAATGGAGCTCATTCTCAAAACcgtaatgaaaaaattttaactgtaaattttcaaaatgtggTTGAAGAAGAGCTAAATAATGTAGTGTCACAAGCTcaagaattagaaaattatcaACATTATCAATGGAATTACAAGGTGCAGGATGATATAGGAGGACCATcacaattatacaatttatccGAACGATTAGAGATGTTAACCAATTATAGACATATTGAACACGAGCCTATTAATGAACCAGGGCTGGTAGAACGGTTACCACCAGAGGTGTTGCTAGTTATTTTCTCACATTTAGACGATGTTAGTCTTTGGTCAGCTGCAAATGTTTGTCGTAGATGGCATTATTTGTTGTCAACGCATATAACATCACAACAATGGCaacaaaatgttaaattacGGTGGCCATTATATAAACCCATTGGATCAGTTAAAAACTGGTATAAAGTATATGATTTTTTAGCTTCCTCTGCACCTTGTAGAACATGTTTAGCGCAAACATGTTTAAGATCACGACCATTAAGAATGGAAGAGAATTCATGGAGAAGAAATCGCCTGCATAGTGAACTCAAGAGTTTGAGAGTAGATCCTCCTGAAGGTATCCAAGCAACGCCTTTAGACCAAATGTGCTGTCACTGGCAAGCAACTATAACTGGACCTGTAGGAAGTCCTTATGAAGGGGGCctgttttatctttatttacAAGTACCATGGAG ttaTCCTCTGTACCCACCTATAGTAAGATTTCTTACAAAAATACTCCACCCAAATGTTTCCAGACACGGCGATGTTGGTATAGATTCGATTCATCATAATTGGTCATTAGCACTGACGATATCAAAAGTTTTAATCAGTGTTCAAAGTTTGCTTACGGATCCATATTGTCAG gtttgtatggAACCAGAATTGGGTGAAATGTATTTGACCGATCGTGAAAGGTTTGATGAAATTGCCAGAGCATGGACATGGCGATATGCTATGCATGATGTTGTCACACCactataa